From the genome of Triticum aestivum cultivar Chinese Spring chromosome 3B, IWGSC CS RefSeq v2.1, whole genome shotgun sequence, one region includes:
- the LOC123066457 gene encoding UDP-glycosyltransferase 76B1 yields the protein MARGHVALFPLPFQGHLSPALQLADALHGRGLAITILHTTFNAPDPAIHPEFGFVAVADGGMPDAKDGIGKILAMNDDMEASGCVRDALAALEPRPACLVIDTSLPAAQKAAAELGMPTVVLHTGSAAAIRLFRSYAMLHDKGYLPAQEHELDKPVKELAPIRVSDLFDPSKYPNPEMANRLLDTATEVTDNSSGVVINTFEALESPELEAIRSELAASGVGIFAIGPLHKLSTIGGASSSLLEADRSCIEWLDAQAAGSVLYVSFGSVAPVSREDFEEVAWGLANSGRPFLWVVRRGLVVGSGAEDTELPEGFERAAEGRGKVVRWAPQQEVLGHRAVGGFWTHSGWNSTLEGIYEGVPMLCRPLFGDQLANGRYVEEVWRTGALLVGKLEQCKVEQAIARFMEGEDGAAMRERAKELQVKAMEALSSAGSTQLAVDKLIDHMLSL from the exons ATGGCCAGGGGTCACGTCGCGCTGTTCCCGCTGCCGTTCCAGGGCCACCTCAGCCCGGCGCTGCAGCTCGCCGACGCGCTCCACGGCCGAGGCCTCGCCATCACCATCCTCCACACCACCTTCAACGCCCCCGACCCGGCCATCCACCCGGAGTTTGGCTTCGTAGCTGTGGCCGACGGCGGCATGCCGGATGCCAAGGACGGCATCGGCAAGATCCTCGCCATGAACGATGACATGGAGGCGTCAGGGTGCGTCCGCGACGCGCTCGCGGCCTTGGAGCCCCGCCCGGCGTGCCTCGTCATCGACACCAGCCTCCCCGCCGCGCAGAAGGCCGCGGCCGAGCTGGGCATGCCGACGGTCGTGCTGCACACCGGCAGCGCAGCCGCCATCCGCTTGTTCCGGTCCTACGCCATGCTCCACGACAAGGGATACCTGCCGGCGCAAG AGCACGAGCTGGACAAGCCGGTGAAGGAGCTGGCGCCGATCCGGGTGTCAGACCTGTTCGACCCCAGCAAATATCCCAACCCAGAAATGGCGAACAGGCTCCTGGACACGGCCACCGAGGTCACAGACAACTCCTCGGGGGTCGTGATCAACACGTTCGAAGCGCTCGAGAGCCCCGAGCTGGAGGCGATCCGTTCCGAGCTCGCCGCCAGCGGCGTCGGGATTTTCGCCATCGGCCCGCTCCACAAGCTCTCCACCATCGGCGGAGCCAGCAGCAGCCTGCTGGAGGCGGACCGGAGCTGCATCGAGTGGCTGGACGCGCAGGCCGCGGGCTCCGTGCTGTACGTGAGCTTCGGGAGCGTGGCCCCGGTGAGCCGGGAAGACTTCGAGGAGGTCGCCTGGGGCCTCGCTAACAGCGgcaggcccttcctgtgggtcgtCCGGCGGGGCCTCGTCGTCGGCTCCGGCGCCGAGGATACGGAGCTGCCGGAGGGGTTCGAGCGGGCGGCGGAGGGCAGGGGCAAGGTGGTGCGCTGGGCGCCGCAGCAGGAGGTGCTCGGCCACCGTGCGGTGGGCGGGTTTTGGACGCACAGCGGCTGGAACTCGACGCTGGAGGGCATCTACGAGGGGGTGCCGATGCTTTGCAGGCCGCTCTTCGGCGATCAGCTGGCCAACGGGAGGTACGTGGAGGAGGTGTGGCGGACGGGAGCCTTGCTGGTGGGCAAGCTGGAACAGTGCAAGGTTGAGCAGGCGATCGCGAGGTTCATGGAAGGGGAGGATGGGGCGGCCATGAGGGAGAGAGCAAAGGAGCTTCAGGTCAAAGCAATGGAGGCTCTGAGCAGCGCCGGGTCAACTCAGCTGGCGGTAGACAAGTTGATAGATCACATGCTATCCCTATGA